One genomic window of Moorella glycerini includes the following:
- a CDS encoding molybdopterin-dependent oxidoreductase — translation MFSIDGYQVYRHVCPRNCFCSCGLLSYVRHGRLEKVAGDPRHGFNQGRLCAKGYAYVQRVYSPERVVFPLRQVPRGSGNWERISWDEALDIIARKILEIKGRYNSLLPVALYAHYGNIGLLHQAVEGFFDALGYISKINGNLCWSAGLEANLLDMGTNCQPDPETMAAARTIVVWGANPAWTALHQMHIIEAARRQGALIVVIDPVLTSTAARADVHIRIKPGGDGALALGVAKYLIEQDWCDQEFIANRVAGWDEFLTYLQQEIDYEKVCRLAGVTREQIGLLAELLSQRRPAVIWKGMGLQRYSNGGQNVRAINALAAITGNLGQYGGGLYYASLQNWDLFNYHARNWSPPANMQGIPAPGGGFTHRFLNINRTGRELLAAADPPVRFLWLARSNPFSQGTDLALMEKAIKDMEMVVLVDQFLTPTAAIADIFLPCTTQFEEWDIVISYWHSWVAINQPAIDPVGESRSDLRIAWALSHRLNDLSPGCCRFPAGGEEEEWVAAEFNPRVYKLLGIRDYRELLAGPRKLQILPPPWQNGPFPTPSGKYELYSAQAGDLGLPALPEFKPPLSPPPAYPYRLLTPHMQASNNSQFYNLSWLAVGSQEPVLRLHPEVAARVGLKDGGKVRVYNSQGEIILPARITATVPPDIVVCYQGGMGKAVNRLLGNVSTDMGSWATGAPAPAFFDTFVNIVPL, via the coding sequence GTGTTCTCTATCGACGGCTACCAGGTTTACCGGCATGTTTGCCCGCGCAACTGCTTCTGCAGTTGCGGCCTCCTTTCCTATGTCCGTCACGGGCGGCTGGAAAAAGTAGCGGGTGATCCCCGGCACGGTTTCAACCAGGGCCGGCTTTGCGCCAAAGGCTATGCTTATGTTCAGCGGGTCTACTCACCCGAACGTGTGGTTTTTCCCCTGCGCCAGGTACCCCGGGGTTCAGGCAACTGGGAGCGTATTTCTTGGGACGAGGCTTTAGATATAATTGCCAGGAAAATTTTAGAGATTAAGGGTAGATATAATTCCCTTTTGCCGGTAGCGCTTTATGCTCATTATGGTAATATCGGCCTGTTGCACCAGGCCGTGGAAGGTTTTTTCGATGCACTGGGGTATATAAGTAAAATTAATGGTAATTTGTGCTGGTCTGCCGGTTTAGAGGCCAACCTATTAGATATGGGCACCAATTGCCAGCCCGATCCGGAAACAATGGCAGCTGCCCGGACGATTGTAGTTTGGGGGGCTAACCCGGCGTGGACAGCCCTGCATCAAATGCATATTATCGAAGCGGCCCGGCGACAGGGAGCTCTAATAGTAGTTATCGATCCGGTGTTAACGTCGACTGCTGCCCGGGCTGATGTCCATATCAGGATTAAACCGGGCGGCGATGGGGCCCTGGCCCTGGGTGTGGCCAAATATTTAATAGAGCAGGATTGGTGTGATCAGGAATTTATCGCCAACCGCGTTGCCGGATGGGATGAGTTCCTAACCTATCTCCAGCAGGAAATAGATTATGAAAAAGTTTGCCGGCTGGCCGGAGTAACAAGAGAGCAAATCGGCCTGCTGGCAGAACTTTTATCCCAGCGCCGTCCTGCGGTTATCTGGAAAGGTATGGGATTGCAACGTTATAGTAATGGCGGGCAAAATGTAAGGGCCATCAACGCCCTGGCTGCCATTACCGGCAACCTGGGTCAGTATGGCGGGGGGTTATACTATGCCAGCCTGCAGAACTGGGATTTATTCAATTATCATGCCCGCAACTGGTCACCCCCGGCGAATATGCAAGGCATTCCGGCCCCCGGGGGTGGTTTTACCCACCGGTTTTTAAACATCAACAGGACAGGGCGGGAATTATTGGCAGCTGCTGATCCGCCGGTCAGGTTTTTATGGCTGGCGCGCAGCAACCCCTTTTCCCAAGGCACAGACCTGGCCCTTATGGAAAAAGCAATCAAAGACATGGAAATGGTGGTCCTGGTTGATCAGTTTCTAACCCCTACTGCTGCTATAGCTGATATATTTTTGCCCTGTACCACCCAGTTTGAAGAATGGGATATTGTTATCAGTTACTGGCACTCCTGGGTGGCAATTAATCAGCCGGCCATTGACCCGGTAGGGGAGAGCAGGTCGGATTTGCGAATTGCCTGGGCCTTATCTCACCGGCTTAATGATCTCTCGCCAGGGTGTTGCCGCTTTCCTGCTGGCGGAGAAGAAGAGGAATGGGTGGCAGCAGAGTTCAACCCCAGGGTCTACAAGTTGCTGGGCATCAGGGATTATCGGGAACTCCTAGCCGGACCCCGTAAGCTGCAGATATTACCTCCACCCTGGCAAAACGGCCCTTTCCCCACTCCGTCAGGGAAATACGAGCTATATTCCGCTCAGGCCGGGGATTTGGGTTTGCCAGCTTTACCGGAATTCAAGCCTCCTTTATCTCCTCCTCCTGCTTATCCCTATCGTCTTCTCACGCCTCACATGCAGGCCAGCAATAATTCCCAGTTTTATAACCTCTCCTGGCTTGCAGTCGGCAGCCAGGAGCCAGTCCTGCGCCTGCATCCAGAAGTGGCGGCCAGAGTAGGGCTTAAAGACGGCGGCAAGGTCCGTGTCTATAATAGCCAGGGGGAAATAATACTACCGGCCAGGATAACGGCGACTGTCCCGCCGGATATAGTAGTATGTTACCAGGGCGGAATGGGAAAAGCCGTGAATCGCCTGCTGGGGAATGTAAGTACCGATATGGGGTCCTGGGCGACGGGAGCTCCGGCGCCGGCTTTCTTTGATACCTTTGTCAATATTGTCCCTTTATAG